The proteins below come from a single Triticum aestivum cultivar Chinese Spring chromosome 5D, IWGSC CS RefSeq v2.1, whole genome shotgun sequence genomic window:
- the LOC123125930 gene encoding uncharacterized protein encodes MGSGKKRAALASLFGFKNKGQEEEEAMAATRQQQHAAAALQQRYQHIHRVRPSDDDDYARHWYAERDIDRKASEFIDKVHRRMLANEQDG; translated from the coding sequence ATGGGAAgtgggaagaagagggcggcgCTTGCGTCCCTGTTCGGGTTCAAGAACAAGggacaggaggaggaagaggccaTGGCGGCGACGCGGCAGCAGCAGCATGCGGCGGCAGCGCTGCAGCAGAGGTACCAACACATTCACAGGGTGCGACCGAGCGACGACGACGACTACGCCCGGCACTGGTACGCCGAGCGCGACATCGACCGGAAGGCCTCCGAGTTCATCGACAAGGTCCACCGCCGGATGCTCGCCAACGAGCAAGACGGATAG